A genomic region of Burkholderia humptydooensis contains the following coding sequences:
- a CDS encoding Ig-like domain-containing protein translates to MNDSHGKGGEAGGSDAGAPPPDCLDATGGVLDGVQLDVHGACFVVRAYQGMVEGDFITLRFDVRGPNEASAEFNVTEGWAGKDIVLWVPKDAVAAAAGCHVDVDYVIQPGSGGTIRNSAPLKLSIGKRRRHYRSTTMYLDQDSGSRRDAAATLEEPTVEESVGNKLDPTLDQGTVVVPLYAGKAPNDVVTMYWVGKDPASSTNDSFRVTSTNQGRVIRFYVDGQYIAANNRTTVEVYYEAARANGSNDGSIHIMLEVGEQAGEPGLVDPPAVEGVQNGVLNLENVPAGGAPATVAAYEGMAHYDVVFIDINGGEWEDGKQIATQAEIGQPVAFTIPREVLAMFSGREVSMRTTVIPASGGDSIRSNEVKFRILEPVGALPEVIVPLADGDALDPEQVVTPTVEVVVKPYQGIAEGDVITFTWRNTSGTPAPFTDVKTVGAIPQQDYVFEVPRAHVDQNIDKWAILSYTVVRGGAPAKPSGDLTLYIGAPFEAAATLDATGKDYIVAEKPPLVVPDFGSYTREAKFGTEPYTYATDDASIATVDNTGRVVATGNGTATISATDSLGVGRSYPITVKGVKQLFFVSASANFAGAQAACAAAGLRTVTLDEMKSFWRGYFPSTGPVAGYMGWLGYLFWTGTQIGAGTAYAYDLNGASEQGNAIGRNEADFLQVVGIAP, encoded by the coding sequence GTGAATGACAGCCACGGCAAGGGAGGGGAGGCCGGCGGCAGCGATGCCGGCGCCCCCCCGCCGGATTGCCTTGATGCCACCGGGGGCGTGCTCGACGGTGTGCAGCTCGACGTGCATGGCGCATGCTTCGTGGTCCGCGCGTACCAAGGCATGGTCGAGGGGGACTTCATCACGCTGCGATTCGACGTACGCGGGCCGAACGAAGCATCGGCCGAGTTTAATGTGACCGAGGGCTGGGCTGGCAAGGACATTGTCCTTTGGGTTCCGAAGGACGCCGTTGCGGCAGCTGCGGGTTGCCACGTGGACGTTGACTACGTGATTCAGCCAGGAAGCGGTGGCACCATTCGCAACTCGGCGCCGCTGAAGCTCTCCATCGGCAAACGCAGACGACATTACCGGAGCACAACCATGTATCTGGATCAAGACTCGGGCAGCAGGCGAGACGCCGCGGCGACGCTCGAAGAGCCGACCGTCGAGGAGTCCGTCGGCAACAAACTGGACCCGACGCTCGATCAGGGGACCGTTGTCGTGCCGCTCTATGCAGGCAAAGCCCCGAACGACGTGGTGACGATGTACTGGGTCGGCAAGGACCCCGCGAGTTCGACTAACGACAGCTTCCGGGTGACGTCAACCAATCAGGGGCGCGTGATCCGGTTCTATGTCGATGGTCAATACATCGCCGCCAACAACCGGACGACGGTTGAGGTGTACTACGAGGCCGCCCGCGCGAATGGCAGCAACGACGGCTCCATCCATATCATGCTGGAGGTCGGTGAGCAGGCGGGTGAGCCAGGGCTCGTCGATCCCCCGGCAGTCGAGGGTGTGCAAAACGGGGTGCTAAATCTGGAGAACGTGCCGGCGGGCGGTGCGCCCGCCACGGTGGCGGCATACGAGGGCATGGCCCACTACGACGTGGTGTTCATCGACATCAACGGCGGCGAATGGGAGGACGGCAAGCAGATCGCCACGCAGGCTGAGATTGGACAGCCGGTCGCGTTCACGATTCCACGCGAAGTGTTGGCAATGTTCTCGGGGCGTGAAGTGTCGATGCGAACGACCGTGATTCCGGCGTCGGGCGGCGATTCCATTCGCTCGAACGAGGTGAAGTTCCGCATATTGGAGCCGGTCGGTGCCTTGCCCGAAGTGATCGTGCCGCTCGCCGATGGCGATGCACTTGACCCGGAACAGGTGGTCACGCCCACAGTGGAAGTGGTCGTCAAGCCGTATCAGGGCATTGCCGAGGGCGATGTGATTACGTTCACGTGGCGCAATACGAGCGGCACCCCCGCCCCCTTTACCGATGTGAAGACGGTCGGTGCCATCCCGCAGCAGGACTACGTGTTCGAGGTGCCCCGCGCGCATGTCGATCAGAACATCGACAAGTGGGCCATTCTCTCGTACACCGTGGTGCGCGGCGGTGCGCCGGCAAAGCCCTCGGGCGATCTCACGCTATACATCGGTGCGCCCTTCGAGGCCGCGGCAACGCTCGACGCTACCGGCAAGGACTACATCGTGGCCGAGAAGCCGCCGCTGGTGGTGCCTGACTTCGGCTCTTATACCCGCGAGGCCAAGTTCGGGACAGAGCCCTACACGTACGCGACGGACGACGCGTCGATTGCTACCGTGGACAACACGGGGCGTGTGGTGGCGACCGGCAACGGCACGGCGACCATTTCGGCGACCGACAGTCTCGGCGTCGGCCGGAGTTACCCGATCACTGTCAAGGGTGTGAAGCAATTGTTCTTCGTGAGCGCCTCGGCGAACTTCGCCGGCGCACAGGCCGCCTGCGCCGCCGCAGGGCTGCGCACTGTCACGCTCGATGAGATGAAATCGTTCTGGCGCGGGTACTTCCCAAGCACGGGGCCGGTGGCGGGCTACATGGGGTGGCTGGGCTACCTCTTCTGGACGGGCACGCAGATTGGCGCCGGCACCGCCTACGCGTACGACCTGAACGGCGCGTCGGAGCAGGGC
- a CDS encoding RCC1 domain-containing protein, which translates to MAQQDTTLEQPATAKTRAAGTTSGRNAALVNADPPISNEAVNGALNPDDLPVRGATFVVAPYAGMDDGDYITLRFDQGGPNEATADFDVSSNWVGKPISLIISKAKVQAALGNDVDVDYVVEPGNGGTIINSDPLPLFIGVREEVKLKAPSVDEADGDHLDPEYIEFGARVRIPVYDGMAIGDEIHLFWGVSGDPGYYTDKITVRAVREITFPIPPENLEPYLDKKVPISYDVLRDGQTQPSNVFTLRIGDVEDDDLLETPVVAEATGGVLNPDLVPNGAQALIGPYTGIEDGDYVLVVWGGGPPTGAEWGIDITQKYLTEPYPIRIPANKITPFIDRTVELYYEKELPDATWQPSKRLTLEVKRESAKADPPSVPASSNGQVDPRDIDPSTGLEVIVPSYAGMRQGDSIVVYWTSENGLGDFTSDPYLVKSIDVGNPVSFHVPLAIVVVSSEKGVDVHYEVTRGGTPIVLSSALELTVRQVEPPQATIDEAKGDKLNPDDCPNGAHVELGASAKFRANDQVIFYWRGQPGDGTFSRTVTVKPEEAGGPLEIVVPLTTVQANVNHSVSLEYTIKRTNGAPDEIAPPAVFDVISVPGSGELLVFGARNNSSIYRASSMSQYLSAFQKTTLQNLNAQWRYEDETDWKLAHSFKDTRPWMPLKVRSQDDSVTLNPANISGSGTDAATRGASALVAHLNRGNVIGWGVAAYGGSVPPTIITYDDVVEVSATQSAFAVRRTNGRIAVWGNTAQGGALPDGFSVIDAVRIIGNSMAFALVRANGQVLAWGTAASGGTVPTDIAGLTDIRSVWATGTAFAALRDNGAVVAWGAPTTGVSAAIVPPEIAALTDIAEVRGNFTAFTARRKNKTVVAWGAAADGGEVPAIIAARADILELASASARAFAVCTEGKQVLAWGNATHGATVPAEIEALTDIEEVTATWGAFCARRSNGSVVAWGNANQGGTVPLDIAVLNDIVQVTGTGGAFAALRKNGTVVAWGDQQLGGNTATVAPLLVDVRALYANTEVFVAILGTGGVVTWGVPAGGGDSSLVKPILDTGLTYEATAAVRGRALAARHL; encoded by the coding sequence ATGGCTCAGCAAGATACAACCCTTGAACAGCCGGCCACCGCGAAAACACGTGCGGCGGGCACCACGTCAGGTCGCAACGCCGCGCTGGTGAACGCGGATCCGCCAATTAGCAACGAGGCTGTGAATGGCGCGCTTAATCCCGACGATCTGCCGGTGCGCGGCGCGACGTTCGTCGTTGCCCCCTACGCCGGCATGGACGATGGAGACTACATCACACTCCGGTTCGACCAAGGTGGACCGAATGAAGCGACTGCGGATTTTGACGTCTCGAGCAACTGGGTGGGGAAACCGATCAGCCTAATCATCTCAAAAGCGAAAGTGCAGGCGGCGCTGGGCAACGACGTCGATGTGGACTACGTCGTCGAACCCGGCAACGGCGGCACAATCATCAATTCCGATCCGCTGCCGCTCTTCATCGGCGTGCGCGAAGAGGTGAAGCTCAAGGCCCCTTCGGTCGACGAGGCCGACGGTGACCATCTCGATCCGGAATACATCGAGTTCGGCGCGCGTGTGCGCATTCCCGTCTACGACGGCATGGCGATCGGCGATGAGATTCACCTGTTCTGGGGGGTATCGGGCGATCCCGGTTACTACACCGACAAGATCACCGTACGCGCGGTGCGCGAGATCACGTTCCCGATCCCGCCGGAGAATCTCGAACCGTACCTCGACAAGAAGGTCCCGATCAGCTACGACGTGTTGCGTGACGGACAGACGCAGCCGTCGAACGTCTTCACGCTGCGTATCGGCGACGTGGAAGACGACGATTTGCTCGAGACGCCGGTGGTGGCCGAGGCGACGGGCGGCGTGCTCAATCCGGATCTCGTGCCCAACGGCGCACAGGCGCTCATTGGCCCGTACACCGGCATCGAGGACGGTGACTATGTCCTCGTGGTGTGGGGCGGCGGGCCGCCGACCGGCGCCGAGTGGGGCATCGACATTACCCAGAAGTATCTGACGGAACCGTACCCGATTCGCATTCCCGCCAACAAGATCACGCCGTTCATCGACCGAACGGTGGAGCTGTACTACGAGAAGGAGTTGCCCGACGCCACGTGGCAACCGTCAAAACGGCTCACGCTGGAAGTCAAGCGCGAGTCGGCGAAGGCCGACCCGCCGTCGGTGCCGGCGTCGAGCAACGGGCAGGTCGACCCGCGCGACATCGATCCGTCCACTGGACTCGAAGTGATCGTGCCGTCATATGCCGGTATGCGTCAGGGCGACAGCATTGTCGTGTACTGGACGAGCGAGAACGGTCTTGGCGACTTCACGAGTGATCCCTATCTCGTCAAATCGATTGATGTCGGCAACCCGGTCAGCTTTCATGTGCCGCTTGCCATCGTCGTCGTGTCGTCTGAAAAGGGCGTTGACGTGCACTATGAAGTCACCCGGGGGGGGACGCCTATCGTGCTGAGCTCGGCGCTCGAGCTGACGGTGCGTCAGGTCGAGCCCCCGCAGGCGACCATCGACGAGGCCAAGGGCGACAAGCTTAACCCCGACGACTGCCCGAACGGCGCACACGTGGAACTGGGCGCATCGGCCAAGTTCCGTGCCAACGATCAGGTGATCTTCTATTGGCGTGGCCAGCCCGGTGACGGTACGTTCTCGAGGACCGTTACCGTCAAACCGGAGGAGGCCGGCGGTCCGCTTGAGATCGTGGTGCCGCTCACCACGGTACAGGCCAACGTTAATCATTCGGTGTCGCTCGAATACACGATCAAGCGCACAAATGGGGCCCCCGACGAAATTGCGCCGCCTGCGGTGTTCGACGTGATCTCCGTGCCCGGCAGCGGCGAGCTGCTCGTGTTCGGTGCGCGCAACAACAGCAGCATCTACCGAGCGTCGAGCATGTCGCAATATCTGAGCGCGTTCCAGAAGACCACGTTACAGAACCTGAACGCGCAGTGGCGCTACGAAGACGAGACCGACTGGAAGCTCGCCCACAGCTTCAAGGACACGCGCCCGTGGATGCCGCTCAAGGTGCGTTCGCAAGACGACAGCGTCACGCTCAATCCGGCGAACATTTCGGGATCGGGCACCGACGCGGCAACGCGTGGCGCGTCTGCGCTGGTTGCCCACCTGAACCGAGGCAACGTCATCGGCTGGGGCGTGGCGGCCTACGGCGGCAGCGTACCGCCGACAATCATCACGTATGACGACGTTGTCGAGGTGAGCGCGACGCAAAGCGCGTTCGCCGTGCGGCGCACTAACGGCCGGATTGCGGTGTGGGGCAACACCGCGCAAGGCGGGGCGCTGCCCGACGGGTTCTCGGTCATCGACGCGGTGCGCATCATCGGCAACAGCATGGCGTTCGCGCTGGTGCGCGCCAACGGGCAGGTGCTGGCGTGGGGCACGGCGGCTTCTGGCGGGACTGTGCCCACCGATATCGCCGGCCTGACCGACATCAGATCGGTGTGGGCGACGGGGACAGCGTTTGCGGCGCTGCGGGACAACGGTGCGGTGGTGGCGTGGGGGGCGCCCACGACGGGCGTTTCGGCGGCTATCGTTCCGCCCGAGATCGCAGCGCTCACCGATATCGCCGAGGTGCGCGGTAACTTCACGGCGTTCACAGCACGGCGCAAGAACAAGACCGTTGTCGCCTGGGGGGCGGCGGCCGATGGGGGCGAAGTGCCCGCCATCATTGCCGCACGTGCCGACATCCTCGAACTGGCGAGCGCAAGTGCGCGGGCCTTTGCCGTGTGCACTGAAGGCAAGCAGGTGCTGGCATGGGGCAACGCCACCCATGGGGCGACCGTACCGGCCGAAATCGAGGCACTGACCGACATCGAGGAGGTCACGGCGACGTGGGGGGCGTTCTGTGCACGGCGCAGCAACGGCAGTGTGGTGGCGTGGGGCAACGCGAATCAGGGGGGCACGGTGCCCCTCGACATCGCCGTGCTCAACGACATCGTGCAGGTGACCGGCACGGGCGGCGCCTTCGCGGCGCTTCGCAAGAACGGCACGGTCGTCGCCTGGGGCGACCAGCAGTTGGGCGGCAATACTGCCACGGTCGCCCCGCTCCTGGTCGACGTGCGCGCGCTTTATGCCAATACTGAGGTGTTCGTGGCGATTCTGGGCACGGGCGGTGTCGTAACCTGGGGCGTGCCTGCTGGCGGCGGCGACAGCTCGTTGGTCAAGCCGATTCTCGATACCGGCCTGACCTACGAGGCGACGGCGGCGGTGCGCGGCCGAGCATTGGCGGCGCGGCATCTGTGA
- a CDS encoding RCC1 domain-containing protein codes for MAKNLAMQTLDATSATARSPGMPPLAAAPARVVCKQVVGRGLDPSSLDAHGATFTIPPYAGMADGDRVTLYFDYGGNSQGEVHVDIGQAWVGRPITLRIQRAALQAATGKWASVRYGIEPAAGGGTVLSDALDLWIGADVLLAAPRVIDAVAGYLNVTSGADSIDSDDLGDDVIDVRIAIPLYRGMTAGDAVWLEWDETPNEGHFRDRIDIPAVRETVLLVPGESVRACVGQSVAVRYVVLRNGVTEQSQVVVVRVGTGDEGTGDDDVDPGTLVAPLIKQAVDGALDPDQSTRGAVLEFGPYASIRSGDRVHVYWGEVDAPGSYAWICDVTDRYVTQPYPLHVSHALLTAWRDMTVPIYYEVALDDGNVKRSAVRRVRIGRAQSSAPPLPQASVDGVRDGKLDPDDCASGAVVRIPASAALRERDEVTVTWRSASAATNTNVRRVVSLVDVGRDLLIRVPASVVAAGASASAAAVAVSWKLRRTGATATTTSPVTYLTLARAPGNGALTVMGARYIGTITRASRLPRRLSAFDTTTRRRVAAQWRYDDAALWTTAESFRDTRPWAALRVRALGDWVVVRPANVAFTGTDTAAPGTPANAAFVARLDRGNPIGWGDAAYGANIPPTLITYDDVAELSATQSAFAVRRHDGRVAVWGNEAQGGTYATAATVTDARCIVGNGTAFALLRASGAVSAWGAEDAGATVPANIAALRDLVNLYASSASFAGLRSTGQVVAWGSAGTGAQVPADIGELTDIEDVICTLTAFAARRGNGSVVAWGAAESGGVVPDRIAARRDIVELAAATAGAVCVLTSGAQVLAWGDAAIGATVPPEISEQTDIEEVVATADAFCARRRNGSVVAWGGAANGGVVPMTIAALRDIVQVSATSSAFAALRSDGSVVAWGNAARGGDVTAVHDTLLDVRAIYGNAGAFAAVLANGGIVSWGEAAGGGTSTAAAPVLDTGLTYTERVS; via the coding sequence GTGGCGAAAAATCTGGCAATGCAGACGCTTGACGCCACGTCCGCCACCGCACGTAGCCCGGGCATGCCGCCGCTGGCGGCCGCCCCGGCGCGGGTGGTGTGCAAACAGGTCGTCGGGCGCGGGCTCGACCCGTCGTCGCTCGATGCCCACGGGGCGACGTTCACCATCCCGCCATATGCGGGCATGGCCGATGGCGACCGCGTCACGCTTTACTTCGACTACGGCGGAAATTCGCAAGGTGAGGTGCACGTCGACATCGGGCAGGCATGGGTCGGGCGGCCGATCACGTTGCGAATCCAGCGTGCGGCGTTGCAGGCCGCGACGGGCAAGTGGGCGTCGGTGCGCTACGGCATCGAGCCCGCGGCCGGCGGAGGCACGGTGCTCTCCGATGCGCTTGATCTCTGGATTGGCGCCGACGTGCTGCTCGCGGCCCCGCGCGTCATCGATGCGGTGGCGGGTTATCTCAATGTGACGAGCGGCGCTGATAGCATCGATTCGGACGATCTCGGCGACGACGTGATCGACGTGCGTATTGCCATTCCCTTGTATCGCGGCATGACGGCGGGCGACGCGGTCTGGCTCGAATGGGATGAAACGCCGAACGAGGGGCACTTTCGTGACCGTATCGACATTCCGGCGGTACGCGAGACCGTGCTGCTCGTGCCGGGCGAATCGGTGCGCGCCTGCGTGGGCCAGAGCGTAGCGGTACGCTATGTCGTGCTGCGCAACGGCGTAACCGAGCAATCGCAGGTGGTTGTTGTGCGCGTGGGCACTGGCGACGAAGGGACCGGCGATGACGACGTCGACCCGGGCACGCTTGTGGCGCCGTTGATCAAGCAAGCTGTCGACGGCGCGCTCGATCCCGATCAGTCCACGCGCGGCGCGGTGCTGGAATTCGGGCCTTACGCGAGCATTCGCTCCGGCGATCGGGTGCATGTCTACTGGGGTGAAGTGGACGCGCCCGGCTCGTACGCATGGATATGCGATGTCACGGATCGTTACGTCACGCAGCCTTATCCGTTACATGTATCGCATGCGCTGCTCACGGCATGGCGCGACATGACCGTGCCGATCTACTACGAAGTAGCGCTTGACGATGGCAACGTCAAACGGTCGGCCGTTCGCCGTGTGCGTATCGGGCGCGCGCAGTCGTCTGCACCACCCTTGCCGCAGGCAAGCGTCGACGGCGTGCGGGATGGCAAGCTCGACCCCGACGATTGCGCGAGCGGTGCGGTGGTGCGTATTCCGGCGTCGGCCGCCTTGCGCGAACGTGATGAAGTGACCGTGACGTGGCGCAGTGCATCGGCCGCAACGAATACTAACGTGAGGCGTGTCGTGAGCTTGGTCGACGTCGGGCGGGATCTTCTCATCCGCGTGCCGGCGAGTGTCGTTGCCGCTGGAGCGTCGGCGAGTGCCGCGGCCGTTGCCGTGAGCTGGAAGCTGCGCAGGACGGGCGCGACGGCGACGACGACATCCCCGGTGACCTATCTGACATTGGCGCGCGCGCCCGGCAACGGTGCGCTCACCGTCATGGGGGCGCGTTACATCGGCACGATCACACGCGCGTCACGTCTACCGCGCCGGCTGAGCGCGTTCGATACGACGACACGTCGGCGGGTTGCGGCGCAATGGCGCTACGACGATGCCGCCCTGTGGACTACGGCCGAGTCGTTTCGCGACACGCGTCCCTGGGCCGCACTCAGAGTGCGCGCGCTGGGCGACTGGGTAGTCGTACGGCCGGCCAACGTGGCCTTCACCGGCACCGACACGGCCGCGCCGGGCACCCCGGCCAACGCCGCGTTCGTCGCACGACTCGATCGAGGCAACCCGATCGGCTGGGGCGACGCCGCATACGGCGCCAACATACCGCCCACGCTTATCACCTATGACGATGTCGCAGAGCTGAGCGCAACGCAAAGCGCTTTTGCCGTGCGCCGTCACGACGGACGCGTGGCGGTATGGGGCAACGAGGCGCAGGGTGGCACTTATGCCACCGCCGCGACTGTCACCGACGCTCGGTGCATTGTTGGCAACGGCACGGCCTTTGCGCTGCTGCGCGCGAGTGGCGCCGTGTCGGCGTGGGGCGCGGAGGATGCTGGCGCGACGGTGCCCGCGAACATCGCGGCGTTGCGCGACCTAGTCAATTTGTACGCGAGCAGTGCATCGTTTGCGGGCCTGCGCTCAACCGGACAGGTCGTGGCCTGGGGAAGCGCCGGCACGGGGGCGCAGGTGCCGGCCGACATCGGTGAGCTCACTGACATCGAAGATGTCATTTGCACGCTGACGGCGTTTGCCGCACGTCGTGGCAATGGCAGCGTGGTGGCATGGGGGGCGGCAGAATCGGGCGGCGTGGTGCCCGACCGTATTGCGGCTCGACGCGACATTGTAGAGTTGGCTGCGGCCACGGCCGGCGCTGTGTGTGTGCTGACGTCGGGGGCACAGGTGCTTGCGTGGGGAGACGCCGCGATCGGCGCAACGGTGCCGCCAGAAATTTCCGAACAGACCGATATTGAAGAAGTCGTTGCCACGGCTGACGCATTCTGCGCGCGCCGCCGCAACGGCAGTGTCGTGGCGTGGGGAGGCGCAGCGAACGGGGGCGTGGTTCCGATGACGATTGCCGCACTGCGCGACATTGTGCAGGTTTCGGCAACGTCGTCGGCGTTCGCGGCGTTGCGCAGCGATGGCAGCGTGGTGGCGTGGGGCAACGCGGCGCGAGGCGGCGACGTGACGGCGGTACACGACACGTTGCTCGACGTGCGTGCCATTTACGGTAATGCGGGCGCGTTCGCCGCGGTACTTGCGAACGGCGGCATTGTTTCTTGGGGGGAGGCAGCTGGCGGCGGCACGAGTACGGCGGCGGCGCCCGTTCTTGACACTGGCCTGACATACACCGAGCGGGTGTCGTAA